Proteins found in one Paenibacillus borealis genomic segment:
- a CDS encoding discoidin domain-containing protein: MSELSAAKDAGPAVPEGTVLWKLGQHDGSAAEFAAAGSNGAKGVFSIASSTVKAAELQTIPSGLHGETNPELRITYKLDKIPVNGVLFRVSILDAYKSVPQMSVFSNRQLSGIIQIAGVDGTDSKYDFRKTYELYIPKEQLISGTNELTLRAARGIYSSAAEDKYNWWTWDDLSLEALKTPVKEPIHGSYTLTGTMVNNKQFYFDKGAVTHLPYIMKWLGIAYSGNIMRTSCASDVGRSCENMGDYYEVLKDYNMQAVALYLYTGDIKLKEDGSLPDDAEKKLTDYFEQYSPYFQYYEVDNEPGLFNRSKAVNLAIADWLNKKGKTIAPHLQTVAPGWAYWPGYSEDSCGNQKGTVKQCGDPDGWERDPEQRNELEEVTDLTNGHSYGESYIFSNGGSFTENLKTFGGAVDGLSKKMLTTEFGTSDTHVDAYQYGASERTAAVFDRIMRGHIGYADMFVQHAAFFKNFSLFKYGFNLEEHDPGATEIYYTKEGEDSRVSIMRRLDLAYATHGTPLSYQITNKDDLADKLVYVRAVDTSTLEPLAGSGATSNKLLVNFVNFEETEQTVKVKVTMPEKTVYEGERFGSGDTYDEARSYISGRNALPVLEFTETLAPGEAVQYILQPSSEVADVAPQGFKAAAVKGLSMHLSWLEAPGASYEVLRADGPSGDLKVIATGVQSTEYTDRKLQEGTLYTYAVRVSGSGVMSEKTQITATELVPLDRTGWKVTSNVNTAASKPESAIDGDRRTRWDTGKHQASGEYFQIDLGAVHAVEAIDLDYTLSSYDYPRGYTVQVSDDAKSWRQVASGKGKLEMTKIAFSPVKTRYIRILQTGSGGNYWSIQELQVYSRE; the protein is encoded by the coding sequence ATGTCGGAATTATCTGCGGCTAAGGATGCGGGCCCCGCAGTTCCGGAGGGGACTGTGCTATGGAAGCTTGGCCAGCATGACGGTTCAGCTGCAGAGTTCGCAGCAGCCGGATCAAACGGGGCCAAAGGGGTATTCAGCATTGCTTCATCCACAGTGAAGGCAGCTGAGCTTCAGACTATCCCATCCGGGCTGCACGGCGAGACCAATCCTGAACTGCGGATTACGTACAAGCTGGATAAGATCCCGGTTAACGGGGTCTTATTTCGCGTCAGCATCCTTGATGCCTACAAATCCGTCCCGCAGATGAGTGTGTTCTCCAACCGGCAGCTGTCCGGGATTATTCAGATTGCCGGTGTGGATGGTACGGACAGTAAATACGATTTCCGCAAAACCTATGAGCTATACATTCCCAAAGAACAGCTCATCAGCGGAACCAACGAGCTGACGCTGCGGGCAGCGCGCGGGATCTACTCTTCTGCTGCGGAGGATAAGTACAACTGGTGGACATGGGATGACCTTAGTCTGGAAGCACTGAAGACTCCGGTCAAGGAGCCGATTCACGGCAGCTATACGCTGACCGGAACCATGGTCAACAACAAACAGTTTTATTTCGACAAAGGTGCAGTTACGCATCTGCCTTATATTATGAAGTGGCTCGGCATAGCCTACAGCGGCAACATCATGCGGACCAGCTGTGCCAGTGATGTGGGCAGATCCTGCGAGAATATGGGCGATTACTATGAGGTCCTGAAGGATTATAATATGCAGGCTGTTGCGCTCTACCTGTACACGGGCGATATCAAGCTCAAGGAAGACGGTTCACTGCCGGATGATGCGGAGAAGAAGCTGACTGATTATTTCGAGCAGTATAGCCCGTATTTCCAGTACTATGAGGTGGATAATGAGCCCGGATTGTTCAACCGTTCCAAAGCGGTCAATCTGGCAATAGCCGACTGGCTGAACAAGAAGGGTAAGACGATCGCACCGCATCTGCAGACGGTTGCCCCGGGCTGGGCATACTGGCCGGGCTACAGCGAAGACTCCTGCGGCAACCAGAAGGGGACGGTCAAGCAATGCGGCGATCCGGACGGCTGGGAACGTGACCCGGAGCAGCGCAATGAGCTGGAGGAAGTAACGGATTTGACCAATGGGCATTCCTATGGGGAATCCTACATTTTCAGCAACGGAGGCAGCTTTACAGAGAACCTGAAGACCTTCGGTGGAGCGGTTGACGGCCTCAGCAAAAAAATGCTCACCACAGAATTCGGCACCTCGGATACCCATGTGGATGCTTATCAATACGGCGCATCCGAGCGGACTGCGGCTGTGTTCGACCGGATTATGCGGGGGCATATCGGATATGCCGATATGTTTGTGCAGCATGCCGCTTTCTTCAAAAACTTCAGTCTGTTCAAGTACGGCTTCAACCTGGAGGAGCATGATCCGGGAGCTACGGAGATTTATTATACCAAAGAAGGTGAAGACTCACGCGTCAGTATTATGCGCCGGCTGGATCTGGCTTATGCCACGCACGGGACACCGCTGAGCTACCAGATTACTAACAAAGACGATTTGGCTGATAAGCTGGTGTACGTGCGGGCGGTAGATACTTCAACCCTTGAGCCGCTGGCAGGCAGCGGAGCCACCTCCAACAAGCTGCTGGTGAACTTCGTCAATTTCGAAGAAACCGAGCAGACGGTTAAAGTGAAGGTGACCATGCCGGAGAAGACAGTATACGAAGGTGAACGGTTTGGCAGCGGGGATACTTATGATGAGGCGCGCAGCTATATATCGGGCAGAAATGCCTTACCTGTGCTGGAATTCACCGAAACGCTGGCTCCGGGTGAGGCGGTGCAGTATATTCTGCAGCCTTCTTCCGAAGTGGCGGATGTGGCGCCGCAAGGCTTCAAGGCTGCGGCAGTCAAAGGACTGTCGATGCATCTCAGCTGGCTGGAGGCTCCCGGGGCAAGCTATGAAGTGCTCCGGGCCGACGGCCCCAGCGGAGATTTGAAGGTTATTGCTACCGGTGTGCAGAGTACAGAGTACACCGACAGGAAACTGCAGGAGGGCACGCTCTATACTTATGCTGTAAGAGTGTCAGGCTCTGGCGTTATGTCAGAGAAGACGCAGATTACGGCCACCGAACTCGTCCCGCTGGACCGGACCGGCTGGAAGGTCACGTCCAACGTGAATACGGCAGCCTCGAAACCGGAGAGTGCCATTGATGGAGACCGGCGCACACGCTGGGATACCGGCAAGCACCAGGCATCAGGGGAATACTTCCAGATTGATCTGGGTGCAGTACATGCAGTAGAAGCCATTGATCTTGATTATACGTTATCGTCATATGACTATCCGCGGGGATATACCGTCCAGGTATCGGATGATGCCAAGAGCTGGAGACAGGTAGCATCCGGCAAAGGGAAGCTGGAGATGACCAAGATTGCCTTTTCACCGGTCAAAACCCGCTATATCCGCATTCTGCAGACAGGCTCCGGAGGCAACTATTGGTCGATTCAGGAGCTGCAGGTGTATTCAAGAGAATAA